Proteins found in one Hevea brasiliensis isolate MT/VB/25A 57/8 chromosome 18, ASM3005281v1, whole genome shotgun sequence genomic segment:
- the LOC110661146 gene encoding probable LRR receptor-like serine/threonine-protein kinase At1g07650 isoform X3 yields the protein MLMFQMCSVEAQAVHLPQDEVEALREIATQLGKKDWNFNVDPCSNDSSWETPKSNSMPTYRNSIICNCPGPDGVCHVVRIFLKGQDLDGVLPPSIAKLSFLKELDLTRNYLSGNIPPEWASTKLEILSISVNKLTGQIPNYLGNITSLKYLNLENNLFGGPVPGELGNLVNLENLNLNANNLTGSLPRDLTNITKLKDLEIQGSGLEGPIPSSISVLTNLTDLRISDVLGEGSKFPYLGNMTKMNYLMLRNCNISGPFPDYILNMGSLKILDLSFNRLTGNLPVPTINNDNLAICLVNNLLTGAIPNWITTRPRKSATDISYNNFSETSVPVACRDNLNLFKSSYGGNNSKAVECLGSLPCSKDRYSLHINCGGQEITIGKFSYEADEGYGGEAQYVPLKDNWAVSTTGRFWDVNNTADMFIGKNVSMLRMSNSELYTNARLSPLSLTYYARCLVNGNYTVKLHFAEIVIRDNKSFQSLGRRIFDVYIQDELVLKDFEIKKEAPGVDNVVITPFKAVVKNGTLEIRFRWVGKGTTTAPQKGIYGPLISAIDMEADFKPPKNWKKFIVAGAVVLPLFLIFIIVGTLWLKGCLGGRVLRERDLKGLDLQTGSFTLRQLRAATNNFDSANKIGEGGFGSVYKGELLDGTNIAVKQLSSKSRQGNREFVNEIGMISGLQHPNLVKLYGCCIEGNQLLLVYEYMENNSLAYALFGRHNGIGSEASSLMLDWATRQNICLGIARGLAFLHEESALRIIHRDIKATNVLLDKDLNAKISDFGLAKLCEEENTHISTRIAGTIGYMAPEYALWGYLTEKADVYSFGVVALEIVSGRSNASYRPKNEAVCLLDWAFILQQKGNLMEIVDPRLESEFNVDEAERMLKVALLCTNASPMIRPTMSVALSMLEGQTRIEEVVSNPGIYADDMRLKPLKDHYQQTSSDGTSTSQAPIFSSYNTGIGSSTVSAYDLYPVNPESINLDVSETSPFSH from the exons ATGCTTATGTTTCAAATGTGTTCGGTTGAAGCACAAGCTGTGCATCTTCCTCAAGATGAAG TGGAAGCTCTACGTGAAATTGCAACACAACTAGGAAAAAAAGATTGGAATTTCAATGTAGACCCTTGCAGTAATGACTCAAGCTGGGAGACACCAAAATCCAATAGCATGCCAACCTACCGCAATAGTATCATCTGCAATTGTCCAGGACCGGATGGTGTGTGCCATGTTGTCCGCAT ATTTCTCAAAGGGCAAGATCTTGATGGTGTGCTTCCACCATCAATTGCGAAGCTGTCTTTCCTTAAGGAACT TGATCTGACTCGTAACTACCTTAGTGGCAATATACCACCTGAATGGGCTTCCACAAAACTGGAAATTCT GTCCATCTCAGTGAACAAATTAACAGGTCAAATTCCAAATTACTTGGGAAATATCACCTCGCTCAAATACTT GAACTTAGAGAACAATCTTTTTGGTGGACCTGTTCCTGGTGAGCTTGGAAACTTGGTTAATTTGGAGAATCT CAATCTTAATGCCAACAATCTCACTGGATCATTACCTCGGGACCTCACTAATATCACCAAGTTAAAAGATTT AGAGATCCAAGGTAGTGGTCTAGAAGGGCCCATTCCCTCTAGCATTTCTGTCTTGACTAATTTAACTGATCT AAGGATCAGTGACGTACTTGGGGAAGGTTCTAAGTTTCCGTATTTAGGAAACATGACAAAAATGAATTATTT GATGTTGAGGAACTGCAATATATCTGGACCTTTTCCCGACTATATACTAAATATGGGAAGTCTGAAAATTCT AGATCTTAGTTTCAATAGATTGACTGGGAATCTTCCAGTTCCAACAATTAATAATGATAACCTGGCAAT CTGTTTGGTAAACAACTTGCTAACTGGAGCCATCCCGAACTGGATCACAACCAGACCTAGAAAAAG TGCAACCGATATTTCTTACAATAATTTTTCTGAAACTTCTGTCCCAGTTGCTTGTCGAGATAATCT GAATTTGTTCAAAAGCTCTTATGGAGGGAACAATTC AAAGGCTGTGGAGTGCTTGGGCAGCCTTCCTTGTTCAAAAG ATCGTTATTCGTTGCATATAAACTGCGGTGGACAAGAAATCACCATTGGGAAGTTCAGCTACGAAGCAGATGAAGGGTACGGAGGTGAAGCACAATATGTTCCCTTGAAAGACAACTGGGCAGTTAGTACCACTGGACGTTTTTGGGATGTAAATAACACAGCAGACATGTTTATAGGAAAAAATGTGTCCATGCTAAGAATGAGTAACTCTGAATTGTACACAAATGCACGTCTATCTCCCCTCTCTCTCACATACTATGCGCGTTGTTTAGTGAATGGGAATTACACTGTGAAGCTTCACTTTGCGGAGATAGTAATCAGGGATAACAAATCCTTCCAAAGTCTGGGAAGACGGATATTTGATGTTTATATCCAG GATGAGCTCGTATTGAAGGATTTTGAAATCAAGAAGGAAGCACCAGGGGTAGATAATGTAGTAATTACACCATTTAAAGCCGTTGTTAAGAATGGAACTTTAGAGATCCGCTTTCGATGGGTTGGGAAAGGAACAACAACTGCTCCACAAAAAGGAATATACGGGCCTCTCATATCTGCTATTGATATGGAAGCTG ATTTCAAGCCTCCGAAAAACTGGAAGAAGTTCATTGTGGCTGGAGCCGTTGTTTTGCCATTATTCCTCATTTTCATTATTGTAGGCACTCTTTGGTTGAAAGGTTGTTTAGGAGGCAGGGTATTAAGGGAAAGAG ATCTTAAAGGGCTGGATCTGCAAACTGGTTCCTTCACTTTGAGACAACTAAGAGCTGCCACTAATAATTTTGATTCCGCAAACAAGATTGGAGAAGGTGGTTTTGGGTCTGTATACAAG GGTGAACTATTAGATGGCACCAATATAGCTGTGAAGCAACTATCTTCCAAATCCAGGCAAGGAAACCgtgaatttgtgaatgaaataggAATGATATCTGGTTTACAGCACCCAAATCTTGTAAAGCTTTATGGATGTTGTATTGAAGGAAATCAGTTACTGCTGGTATACGAGTACATGGAAAACAACAGCCTCGCATATGCACTCTTTGGTAGACATAATGGCATTG GTTCAGAAGCAAGTTCTCTGATGTTGGACTGGGCAACCAGACAGAATATTTGCCTAGGAATAGCAAGAGGTCTAGCATTTCTTCATGAAGAATCAGCACTCAGGATAATCCATAGAGACATCAAAGCAACAAATGTCTTGCTTGATAAGGACCTGAATGCCAAGATATCAGATTTTGGACTAGCAAAGCTCTGTGAGGAGGAGAATACTCACATTAGCACCAGAATTGCAGGAACTAT AGGATATATGGCTCCAGAATATGCACTCTGGGGTTATCTAACAGAAAAGGCAGATGTTTATAGCTTTGGAGTAGTTGCTTTGGAAATTGTCAGTGGAAGGAGCAATGCCAGTTATAGGCCGAAAAATGAGGCTGTTTGTCTTCTTGACTGG GCCTTTATTTTGCAACAGAAAGGAAATTTAATGGAAATAGTGGACCCAAGGTTGGAGTCTGAATTCAACGTGGATGAGGCTGAAAGGATGCTTAAAGTGGCTCTTTTATGTACCAATGCATCACCAATGATAAGGCCTACAATGTCAGTCGCTCTGAGTATGCTTGAAGGACAAACAAGAATTGAGGAAGTGGTATCAAATCCTGGCATTTATGCTGATGACATGCGACTTAAACCCCTCAAGGATCACTACCAGCAGACGTCAAGCGACGGTACAAGCACAAGCCAGGCACCAATTTTTTCATCATACAATACAGGGATTGGATCTTCCACTGTATCTGCTTATGATCTCTATCCGGTTAATCCCGAGTCCATAAATTTGGACGTTAGTGAAACTTCACCATTTTCACATTAG
- the LOC110661146 gene encoding probable LRR receptor-like serine/threonine-protein kinase At1g07650 isoform X4: MLMFQMCSVEAQAVHLPQDEVEALREIATQLGKKDWNFNVDPCSNDSSWETPKSNSMPTYRNSIICNCPGPDGVCHVVRIFLKGQDLDGVLPPSIAKLSFLKELDLTRNYLSGNIPPEWASTKLEILSISVNKLTGQIPNYLGNITSLKYLNLENNLFGGPVPGELGNLVNLENLNLNANNLTGSLPRDLTNITKLKDLRISDVLGEGSKFPYLGNMTKMNYLMLRNCNISGPFPDYILNMGSLKILDLSFNRLTGNLPVPTINNDNLAICLVNNLLTGAIPNWITTRPRKSATDISYNNFSETSVPVACRDNLNLFKSSYGGNNSKAVECLGSLPCSKDRYSLHINCGGQEITIGKFSYEADEGYGGEAQYVPLKDNWAVSTTGRFWDVNNTADMFIGKNVSMLRMSNSELYTNARLSPLSLTYYARCLVNGNYTVKLHFAEIVIRDNKSFQSLGRRIFDVYIQDELVLKDFEIKKEAPGVDNVVITPFKAVVKNGTLEIRFRWVGKGTTTAPQKGIYGPLISAIDMEADFKPPKNWKKFIVAGAVVLPLFLIFIIVGTLWLKGCLGGRVLRERDLKGLDLQTGSFTLRQLRAATNNFDSANKIGEGGFGSVYKGELLDGTNIAVKQLSSKSRQGNREFVNEIGMISGLQHPNLVKLYGCCIEGNQLLLVYEYMENNSLAYALFGRHNGIGSEASSLMLDWATRQNICLGIARGLAFLHEESALRIIHRDIKATNVLLDKDLNAKISDFGLAKLCEEENTHISTRIAGTIGYMAPEYALWGYLTEKADVYSFGVVALEIVSGRSNASYRPKNEAVCLLDWAFILQQKGNLMEIVDPRLESEFNVDEAERMLKVALLCTNASPMIRPTMSVALSMLEGQTRIEEVVSNPGIYADDMRLKPLKDHYQQTSSDGTSTSQAPIFSSYNTGIGSSTVSAYDLYPVNPESINLDVSETSPFSH; the protein is encoded by the exons ATGCTTATGTTTCAAATGTGTTCGGTTGAAGCACAAGCTGTGCATCTTCCTCAAGATGAAG TGGAAGCTCTACGTGAAATTGCAACACAACTAGGAAAAAAAGATTGGAATTTCAATGTAGACCCTTGCAGTAATGACTCAAGCTGGGAGACACCAAAATCCAATAGCATGCCAACCTACCGCAATAGTATCATCTGCAATTGTCCAGGACCGGATGGTGTGTGCCATGTTGTCCGCAT ATTTCTCAAAGGGCAAGATCTTGATGGTGTGCTTCCACCATCAATTGCGAAGCTGTCTTTCCTTAAGGAACT TGATCTGACTCGTAACTACCTTAGTGGCAATATACCACCTGAATGGGCTTCCACAAAACTGGAAATTCT GTCCATCTCAGTGAACAAATTAACAGGTCAAATTCCAAATTACTTGGGAAATATCACCTCGCTCAAATACTT GAACTTAGAGAACAATCTTTTTGGTGGACCTGTTCCTGGTGAGCTTGGAAACTTGGTTAATTTGGAGAATCT CAATCTTAATGCCAACAATCTCACTGGATCATTACCTCGGGACCTCACTAATATCACCAAGTTAAAAGATTT AAGGATCAGTGACGTACTTGGGGAAGGTTCTAAGTTTCCGTATTTAGGAAACATGACAAAAATGAATTATTT GATGTTGAGGAACTGCAATATATCTGGACCTTTTCCCGACTATATACTAAATATGGGAAGTCTGAAAATTCT AGATCTTAGTTTCAATAGATTGACTGGGAATCTTCCAGTTCCAACAATTAATAATGATAACCTGGCAAT CTGTTTGGTAAACAACTTGCTAACTGGAGCCATCCCGAACTGGATCACAACCAGACCTAGAAAAAG TGCAACCGATATTTCTTACAATAATTTTTCTGAAACTTCTGTCCCAGTTGCTTGTCGAGATAATCT GAATTTGTTCAAAAGCTCTTATGGAGGGAACAATTC AAAGGCTGTGGAGTGCTTGGGCAGCCTTCCTTGTTCAAAAG ATCGTTATTCGTTGCATATAAACTGCGGTGGACAAGAAATCACCATTGGGAAGTTCAGCTACGAAGCAGATGAAGGGTACGGAGGTGAAGCACAATATGTTCCCTTGAAAGACAACTGGGCAGTTAGTACCACTGGACGTTTTTGGGATGTAAATAACACAGCAGACATGTTTATAGGAAAAAATGTGTCCATGCTAAGAATGAGTAACTCTGAATTGTACACAAATGCACGTCTATCTCCCCTCTCTCTCACATACTATGCGCGTTGTTTAGTGAATGGGAATTACACTGTGAAGCTTCACTTTGCGGAGATAGTAATCAGGGATAACAAATCCTTCCAAAGTCTGGGAAGACGGATATTTGATGTTTATATCCAG GATGAGCTCGTATTGAAGGATTTTGAAATCAAGAAGGAAGCACCAGGGGTAGATAATGTAGTAATTACACCATTTAAAGCCGTTGTTAAGAATGGAACTTTAGAGATCCGCTTTCGATGGGTTGGGAAAGGAACAACAACTGCTCCACAAAAAGGAATATACGGGCCTCTCATATCTGCTATTGATATGGAAGCTG ATTTCAAGCCTCCGAAAAACTGGAAGAAGTTCATTGTGGCTGGAGCCGTTGTTTTGCCATTATTCCTCATTTTCATTATTGTAGGCACTCTTTGGTTGAAAGGTTGTTTAGGAGGCAGGGTATTAAGGGAAAGAG ATCTTAAAGGGCTGGATCTGCAAACTGGTTCCTTCACTTTGAGACAACTAAGAGCTGCCACTAATAATTTTGATTCCGCAAACAAGATTGGAGAAGGTGGTTTTGGGTCTGTATACAAG GGTGAACTATTAGATGGCACCAATATAGCTGTGAAGCAACTATCTTCCAAATCCAGGCAAGGAAACCgtgaatttgtgaatgaaataggAATGATATCTGGTTTACAGCACCCAAATCTTGTAAAGCTTTATGGATGTTGTATTGAAGGAAATCAGTTACTGCTGGTATACGAGTACATGGAAAACAACAGCCTCGCATATGCACTCTTTGGTAGACATAATGGCATTG GTTCAGAAGCAAGTTCTCTGATGTTGGACTGGGCAACCAGACAGAATATTTGCCTAGGAATAGCAAGAGGTCTAGCATTTCTTCATGAAGAATCAGCACTCAGGATAATCCATAGAGACATCAAAGCAACAAATGTCTTGCTTGATAAGGACCTGAATGCCAAGATATCAGATTTTGGACTAGCAAAGCTCTGTGAGGAGGAGAATACTCACATTAGCACCAGAATTGCAGGAACTAT AGGATATATGGCTCCAGAATATGCACTCTGGGGTTATCTAACAGAAAAGGCAGATGTTTATAGCTTTGGAGTAGTTGCTTTGGAAATTGTCAGTGGAAGGAGCAATGCCAGTTATAGGCCGAAAAATGAGGCTGTTTGTCTTCTTGACTGG GCCTTTATTTTGCAACAGAAAGGAAATTTAATGGAAATAGTGGACCCAAGGTTGGAGTCTGAATTCAACGTGGATGAGGCTGAAAGGATGCTTAAAGTGGCTCTTTTATGTACCAATGCATCACCAATGATAAGGCCTACAATGTCAGTCGCTCTGAGTATGCTTGAAGGACAAACAAGAATTGAGGAAGTGGTATCAAATCCTGGCATTTATGCTGATGACATGCGACTTAAACCCCTCAAGGATCACTACCAGCAGACGTCAAGCGACGGTACAAGCACAAGCCAGGCACCAATTTTTTCATCATACAATACAGGGATTGGATCTTCCACTGTATCTGCTTATGATCTCTATCCGGTTAATCCCGAGTCCATAAATTTGGACGTTAGTGAAACTTCACCATTTTCACATTAG
- the LOC110661146 gene encoding probable LRR receptor-like serine/threonine-protein kinase At1g07650 isoform X2, with protein MLMFQMCSVEAQAVHLPQDEVEALREIATQLGKKDWNFNVDPCSNDSSWETPKSNSMPTYRNSIICNCPGPDGVCHVVRIFLKGQDLDGVLPPSIAKLSFLKELDLTRNYLSGNIPPEWASTKLEILSISVNKLTGQIPNYLGNITSLKYLNLENNLFGGPVPGELGNLVNLENLNLNANNLTGSLPRDLTNITKLKDFRISSNNFSGKIPSFIQSWKQLERLEIQGSGLEGPIPSSISVLTNLTDLISDVLGEGSKFPYLGNMTKMNYLMLRNCNISGPFPDYILNMGSLKILDLSFNRLTGNLPVPTINNDNLAICLVNNLLTGAIPNWITTRPRKSATDISYNNFSETSVPVACRDNLNLFKSSYGGNNSKAVECLGSLPCSKDRYSLHINCGGQEITIGKFSYEADEGYGGEAQYVPLKDNWAVSTTGRFWDVNNTADMFIGKNVSMLRMSNSELYTNARLSPLSLTYYARCLVNGNYTVKLHFAEIVIRDNKSFQSLGRRIFDVYIQDELVLKDFEIKKEAPGVDNVVITPFKAVVKNGTLEIRFRWVGKGTTTAPQKGIYGPLISAIDMEADFKPPKNWKKFIVAGAVVLPLFLIFIIVGTLWLKGCLGGRVLRERDLKGLDLQTGSFTLRQLRAATNNFDSANKIGEGGFGSVYKGELLDGTNIAVKQLSSKSRQGNREFVNEIGMISGLQHPNLVKLYGCCIEGNQLLLVYEYMENNSLAYALFGRHNGIGSEASSLMLDWATRQNICLGIARGLAFLHEESALRIIHRDIKATNVLLDKDLNAKISDFGLAKLCEEENTHISTRIAGTIGYMAPEYALWGYLTEKADVYSFGVVALEIVSGRSNASYRPKNEAVCLLDWAFILQQKGNLMEIVDPRLESEFNVDEAERMLKVALLCTNASPMIRPTMSVALSMLEGQTRIEEVVSNPGIYADDMRLKPLKDHYQQTSSDGTSTSQAPIFSSYNTGIGSSTVSAYDLYPVNPESINLDVSETSPFSH; from the exons ATGCTTATGTTTCAAATGTGTTCGGTTGAAGCACAAGCTGTGCATCTTCCTCAAGATGAAG TGGAAGCTCTACGTGAAATTGCAACACAACTAGGAAAAAAAGATTGGAATTTCAATGTAGACCCTTGCAGTAATGACTCAAGCTGGGAGACACCAAAATCCAATAGCATGCCAACCTACCGCAATAGTATCATCTGCAATTGTCCAGGACCGGATGGTGTGTGCCATGTTGTCCGCAT ATTTCTCAAAGGGCAAGATCTTGATGGTGTGCTTCCACCATCAATTGCGAAGCTGTCTTTCCTTAAGGAACT TGATCTGACTCGTAACTACCTTAGTGGCAATATACCACCTGAATGGGCTTCCACAAAACTGGAAATTCT GTCCATCTCAGTGAACAAATTAACAGGTCAAATTCCAAATTACTTGGGAAATATCACCTCGCTCAAATACTT GAACTTAGAGAACAATCTTTTTGGTGGACCTGTTCCTGGTGAGCTTGGAAACTTGGTTAATTTGGAGAATCT CAATCTTAATGCCAACAATCTCACTGGATCATTACCTCGGGACCTCACTAATATCACCAAGTTAAAAGATTT TAGGATTAGCAGTAACAATTTCAGTGGGAAAATACCAAGTTTTATTCAGAGTTGGAAACAACTTGAGAGGCT AGAGATCCAAGGTAGTGGTCTAGAAGGGCCCATTCCCTCTAGCATTTCTGTCTTGACTAATTTAACTGATCT GATCAGTGACGTACTTGGGGAAGGTTCTAAGTTTCCGTATTTAGGAAACATGACAAAAATGAATTATTT GATGTTGAGGAACTGCAATATATCTGGACCTTTTCCCGACTATATACTAAATATGGGAAGTCTGAAAATTCT AGATCTTAGTTTCAATAGATTGACTGGGAATCTTCCAGTTCCAACAATTAATAATGATAACCTGGCAAT CTGTTTGGTAAACAACTTGCTAACTGGAGCCATCCCGAACTGGATCACAACCAGACCTAGAAAAAG TGCAACCGATATTTCTTACAATAATTTTTCTGAAACTTCTGTCCCAGTTGCTTGTCGAGATAATCT GAATTTGTTCAAAAGCTCTTATGGAGGGAACAATTC AAAGGCTGTGGAGTGCTTGGGCAGCCTTCCTTGTTCAAAAG ATCGTTATTCGTTGCATATAAACTGCGGTGGACAAGAAATCACCATTGGGAAGTTCAGCTACGAAGCAGATGAAGGGTACGGAGGTGAAGCACAATATGTTCCCTTGAAAGACAACTGGGCAGTTAGTACCACTGGACGTTTTTGGGATGTAAATAACACAGCAGACATGTTTATAGGAAAAAATGTGTCCATGCTAAGAATGAGTAACTCTGAATTGTACACAAATGCACGTCTATCTCCCCTCTCTCTCACATACTATGCGCGTTGTTTAGTGAATGGGAATTACACTGTGAAGCTTCACTTTGCGGAGATAGTAATCAGGGATAACAAATCCTTCCAAAGTCTGGGAAGACGGATATTTGATGTTTATATCCAG GATGAGCTCGTATTGAAGGATTTTGAAATCAAGAAGGAAGCACCAGGGGTAGATAATGTAGTAATTACACCATTTAAAGCCGTTGTTAAGAATGGAACTTTAGAGATCCGCTTTCGATGGGTTGGGAAAGGAACAACAACTGCTCCACAAAAAGGAATATACGGGCCTCTCATATCTGCTATTGATATGGAAGCTG ATTTCAAGCCTCCGAAAAACTGGAAGAAGTTCATTGTGGCTGGAGCCGTTGTTTTGCCATTATTCCTCATTTTCATTATTGTAGGCACTCTTTGGTTGAAAGGTTGTTTAGGAGGCAGGGTATTAAGGGAAAGAG ATCTTAAAGGGCTGGATCTGCAAACTGGTTCCTTCACTTTGAGACAACTAAGAGCTGCCACTAATAATTTTGATTCCGCAAACAAGATTGGAGAAGGTGGTTTTGGGTCTGTATACAAG GGTGAACTATTAGATGGCACCAATATAGCTGTGAAGCAACTATCTTCCAAATCCAGGCAAGGAAACCgtgaatttgtgaatgaaataggAATGATATCTGGTTTACAGCACCCAAATCTTGTAAAGCTTTATGGATGTTGTATTGAAGGAAATCAGTTACTGCTGGTATACGAGTACATGGAAAACAACAGCCTCGCATATGCACTCTTTGGTAGACATAATGGCATTG GTTCAGAAGCAAGTTCTCTGATGTTGGACTGGGCAACCAGACAGAATATTTGCCTAGGAATAGCAAGAGGTCTAGCATTTCTTCATGAAGAATCAGCACTCAGGATAATCCATAGAGACATCAAAGCAACAAATGTCTTGCTTGATAAGGACCTGAATGCCAAGATATCAGATTTTGGACTAGCAAAGCTCTGTGAGGAGGAGAATACTCACATTAGCACCAGAATTGCAGGAACTAT AGGATATATGGCTCCAGAATATGCACTCTGGGGTTATCTAACAGAAAAGGCAGATGTTTATAGCTTTGGAGTAGTTGCTTTGGAAATTGTCAGTGGAAGGAGCAATGCCAGTTATAGGCCGAAAAATGAGGCTGTTTGTCTTCTTGACTGG GCCTTTATTTTGCAACAGAAAGGAAATTTAATGGAAATAGTGGACCCAAGGTTGGAGTCTGAATTCAACGTGGATGAGGCTGAAAGGATGCTTAAAGTGGCTCTTTTATGTACCAATGCATCACCAATGATAAGGCCTACAATGTCAGTCGCTCTGAGTATGCTTGAAGGACAAACAAGAATTGAGGAAGTGGTATCAAATCCTGGCATTTATGCTGATGACATGCGACTTAAACCCCTCAAGGATCACTACCAGCAGACGTCAAGCGACGGTACAAGCACAAGCCAGGCACCAATTTTTTCATCATACAATACAGGGATTGGATCTTCCACTGTATCTGCTTATGATCTCTATCCGGTTAATCCCGAGTCCATAAATTTGGACGTTAGTGAAACTTCACCATTTTCACATTAG